In Luteitalea sp. TBR-22, one genomic interval encodes:
- a CDS encoding CsbD family protein → MHHDEIKGKVEQGQGKLKQVIGRATADQRLRDEGVADEVAGEAREDVGRAKRKIGEAIEDVGERIKR, encoded by the coding sequence ATGCACCACGATGAAATCAAGGGCAAGGTCGAGCAGGGTCAAGGCAAGCTGAAGCAGGTGATCGGCCGCGCCACTGCAGACCAGCGCCTGAGGGACGAAGGCGTCGCCGACGAGGTCGCCGGCGAGGCACGCGAGGATGTGGGCCGCGCCAAGCGGAAGATCGGCGAAGCGATCGAGGACGTCGGCGAGCGCATCAAGCGGTAG
- a CDS encoding DUF2177 family protein, whose translation MSRVVRQAVLTTATFAALDFLWLAVFMNGFYKTELGTLARLSGTDFSPVWWAAFAVYGVLVLGLVVFVLPRAEGHPGRALAFGALMGVVSYGTYDLTAYSVLAGWSLRMTLVDIAWGATICGLTSAVVTAVEPRLARSPQPRPATRQQSLV comes from the coding sequence GTGAGCCGCGTGGTCCGGCAGGCCGTCCTGACCACGGCGACCTTCGCCGCGCTCGACTTCCTCTGGCTGGCCGTCTTCATGAACGGCTTCTACAAGACCGAACTCGGCACCCTCGCGCGGCTGTCGGGGACCGACTTCTCGCCCGTCTGGTGGGCCGCCTTCGCCGTCTACGGCGTGCTGGTCCTCGGCCTGGTGGTGTTCGTGCTGCCTCGGGCCGAAGGGCATCCGGGTCGCGCCCTGGCCTTCGGCGCGCTCATGGGAGTGGTCTCCTACGGCACGTACGACCTGACGGCCTACTCGGTGCTGGCGGGCTGGTCGCTGCGCATGACGCTGGTGGACATCGCCTGGGGCGCGACCATCTGCGGCCTGACGTCGGCCGTCGTGACGGCCGTCGAGCCGCGCCTGGCGCGGTCTCCCCAACCCCGGCCCGCCACCCGACAGCAGTCACTCGTATAG
- a CDS encoding DJ-1/PfpI family protein codes for MPRRILVITGDAGESFECLYAKQRFEEAGWKADLAAPSRRRLHLVIHDFEPGWDTYIEKPGYGAESDLTFDEADPADYEAVLVLGGRAPEYLRHDPRVLRLVRAFDAAGKWVFAICHGVQVLAAAGLIAGKRVTAYVNCRWELEAAGATYVDTEQAVRDGRLVTGQTWESHPDFYREVFTCLG; via the coding sequence ATGCCACGACGAATCCTGGTCATCACCGGCGACGCCGGCGAGAGCTTCGAATGCCTCTACGCCAAGCAGCGGTTCGAGGAGGCCGGCTGGAAGGCCGACCTCGCGGCGCCGAGCCGCCGGCGGTTGCACCTGGTGATCCACGACTTCGAACCCGGATGGGACACCTACATCGAGAAGCCTGGGTACGGCGCGGAGTCGGACCTGACCTTCGACGAGGCCGACCCGGCCGACTACGAAGCCGTCCTGGTGCTGGGGGGCCGGGCGCCTGAGTACCTGCGTCACGACCCGCGGGTGCTCCGCCTGGTGCGCGCCTTCGACGCGGCGGGCAAGTGGGTGTTCGCCATCTGTCACGGCGTGCAGGTGCTGGCCGCGGCGGGCCTGATCGCCGGCAAGCGGGTGACGGCCTACGTCAACTGCCGCTGGGAGCTCGAGGCGGCCGGCGCGACGTACGTCGACACCGAGCAGGCGGTGCGCGACGGCCGTCTCGTGACGGGCCAGACCTGGGAGTCGCACCCCGACTTCTATCGGGAGGTGTTCACCTGTCTGGGGTAG
- a CDS encoding glutamine--tRNA ligase/YqeY domain fusion protein — MSDVTSTPAPEPAAPLDFIRQIVSEDLKAGRHGRRVHTRFPPEPNGYLHIGHAKSICLNFGVASEFGGLCNLRLDDTNPTKEDVEYVDSIRTDVRWLGFDWDTREFYASDYFEQIYECALALIRRGLAYVDDLTAEQIREYRGTLTQPGRNSPFRDRPVEENVSLFERMRAGEFPDGSHVLRARIDMASPNMNMRDPTLFRIRHAHHHRTGDRWCIYPMYDFAHALSDAIEGITHSLCTLEFEDHRPLYNWIIEQFPDLPGDPQQIEFARLNLTYTVMSKRKLLELVEKGFVSGWDDPRMPTISGMRRRGYTPRAIRDFCARIGVAKNESLIDVALLEHSVREDLNRVAPRAMAVLKPLKVVIENYPEGQVEMLEAINNPEDESAGTRQVPFSREIYIEQDDFREVPPKKFFRLFPGNEVRLRYAYIIKCVSVLKNEAGEVVELRCTYDPDTRGGAAGEQRRVKGTLHWVSAPHAVRAEVRLYDRLFTTEQPGTDDARHFTEELNPNALEVLSDALVEPSLATLTAGVTCQFERLGYFCADPDGTPDRPVFNRTVTLRDSWAKIEKANG, encoded by the coding sequence ATGTCCGACGTCACGAGCACGCCCGCCCCGGAGCCAGCCGCGCCGCTGGACTTCATCCGCCAGATCGTCAGCGAGGACCTCAAGGCCGGCCGCCACGGCCGTCGCGTCCACACGCGCTTCCCGCCCGAACCCAACGGCTACCTGCACATCGGGCACGCCAAGTCGATCTGCCTCAACTTCGGCGTCGCCTCCGAGTTCGGCGGCCTCTGCAACCTGCGCCTCGACGACACCAACCCCACGAAGGAGGACGTCGAGTACGTCGACTCGATCCGGACCGACGTGCGCTGGCTCGGTTTCGACTGGGACACGCGCGAGTTCTACGCGTCGGACTACTTCGAGCAGATCTACGAGTGCGCGCTGGCGCTGATCCGACGGGGCCTGGCCTACGTCGACGACCTCACGGCCGAGCAGATCCGCGAGTACCGCGGCACGCTGACCCAGCCCGGGCGGAACTCCCCGTTCCGCGACCGTCCCGTCGAGGAGAACGTGTCGCTGTTCGAGCGGATGCGGGCTGGCGAGTTCCCCGACGGATCGCACGTGTTGCGCGCCAGGATCGACATGGCGTCGCCGAACATGAACATGCGCGACCCGACGCTGTTCCGCATCCGCCACGCGCACCACCACCGCACGGGCGACCGCTGGTGCATCTACCCGATGTACGACTTCGCGCATGCGCTGTCGGACGCGATCGAGGGAATCACGCACTCGCTGTGCACGCTGGAGTTCGAGGATCACCGGCCGCTGTACAACTGGATCATCGAGCAGTTCCCCGACCTGCCGGGCGACCCGCAGCAGATCGAGTTCGCGCGCCTGAACCTCACCTACACCGTGATGAGCAAGCGCAAGCTGCTCGAACTTGTCGAGAAGGGCTTCGTCTCGGGGTGGGACGACCCGCGGATGCCCACCATCTCGGGCATGCGCCGGCGTGGCTACACGCCGCGCGCCATCCGCGACTTCTGCGCGCGCATCGGCGTGGCCAAGAACGAGAGCCTGATCGACGTCGCGCTGCTCGAACACAGCGTCCGCGAGGACCTCAACCGCGTGGCGCCTCGCGCGATGGCCGTGCTCAAGCCGCTGAAGGTGGTCATCGAGAACTACCCCGAGGGGCAGGTCGAGATGCTCGAGGCCATCAACAACCCGGAGGACGAGTCGGCCGGCACCCGGCAGGTGCCGTTCTCGCGCGAGATCTACATCGAGCAGGACGACTTCCGCGAGGTGCCGCCGAAGAAGTTCTTCCGGCTGTTCCCGGGCAACGAGGTGCGGCTCCGCTACGCCTACATCATCAAGTGCGTCTCGGTGCTCAAGAACGAGGCCGGCGAGGTGGTGGAGTTGCGGTGCACCTACGACCCGGACACCCGCGGCGGCGCCGCCGGCGAGCAGCGCCGCGTGAAGGGCACGCTGCACTGGGTGTCGGCCCCGCACGCGGTGCGCGCGGAGGTGCGGCTGTACGACCGTCTCTTCACGACCGAGCAGCCGGGGACCGACGACGCGCGTCACTTCACCGAGGAATTGAACCCGAACGCGCTGGAGGTCCTGTCCGACGCGCTTGTGGAGCCGTCGCTGGCCACCCTGACCGCGGGCGTCACCTGCCAGTTCGAGCGCCTCGGCTACTTCTGCGCCGACCCCGACGGGACCCCGGACCGTCCCGTGTTCAACCGGACGGTCACGCTGCGGGACTCGTGGGCGAAGATCGAGAAGGCGAACGGTTGA
- a CDS encoding response regulator, producing MTRWLRKGRVVAGLAGAWVALAAATPARASDQVDAGPGSPAVKATQPAPPAPRPLIYGGSSNFGPWEGLDDRGQPDGFNIALVRALSRHTGRPISVRLSLWSEVGRGLEAGTVDLAAFGASDSRRTRYDFLSLIWTLQQSVIGRADRATRLPDRLTDMAREVVVVEQGSLMHELMMEMPEVDRPLLLLAPNQADGLRQLIEGDATLMLGNALVLRRSARALGAPDLPSREIKAAGYHFVTGRGRAGEFAWLEPALAHLKENGTFARLFERYLTTGAPPARISPWTVVLLVAVALAGLVGALAWYRRVRRVLAAKVQAEELSARRRREAEEALRATERQMQQLVHSVKAIVWRRDVATGRYSFVSQEAEQLLGYPASRWTAEPGFVSGIMHSDDAEWVGRYSQRATGDRRDHTMEYRVYAQDGRLVWLRDIVSVIVEHGEPRELIGVMVDISEYKAAEEALEAAHAQALAATRAKSEFLASMSHEIRTPMNAVIGITDLLLDTPLSQEQRALVETVRSSGDVLLNVINDILDFSKVESGKLEFERIAFDPEALADDVARLMGERATAKGLDLTCRIAPGVPRNLVGDPGRLRQVLLNLVGNAIKFTESGDVAIRVTAPAVSEGLAQLRVEVSDTGIGIAPEAQARLFDAFTQADASTTRRFGGTGLGLAISKRIIELLGGAIGVESQVGAGTTFWFTIPCVRSGQLPEPADTAALGGLRVLVVDDSQASRVMLEQTLMDAGLRVQVARGPDEALASVGDGTWPHVALIDEGLTDGGGTRLAERLRARAPHPPAIVLLSSRPTGAPVGLERSARLMKPVRRSELLATLERLGRPVAAEVVPPLPAPRPAAVAGASPQHLRVLVAEDNLVNQKVARLMLEKCGCLVEVVDNGEQAVAAVRTGEFDLVLMDCQMPVCDGFEATRRIRALPAPHNGVVIVALTANALAGDREHCLAAGMNDYLAKPVRREALAEMLARYASGAAA from the coding sequence GTGACGAGGTGGCTGCGCAAGGGTCGGGTCGTGGCAGGGCTGGCTGGCGCCTGGGTCGCCCTGGCGGCCGCGACGCCGGCGCGCGCCTCTGACCAGGTCGATGCCGGACCCGGATCGCCGGCCGTCAAGGCAACCCAGCCGGCCCCGCCGGCGCCACGGCCGTTGATCTACGGCGGATCCTCCAACTTCGGCCCCTGGGAGGGCCTCGACGACCGCGGGCAGCCCGACGGCTTCAACATCGCCCTCGTGCGCGCCTTGTCGCGCCATACCGGCCGTCCGATCAGCGTGCGGCTCTCCCTGTGGTCGGAGGTCGGGCGCGGCCTCGAGGCCGGCACGGTCGACCTCGCGGCGTTCGGCGCCTCCGATTCCCGGCGCACCCGGTACGACTTCCTCTCCCTCATCTGGACGCTGCAGCAGTCGGTGATCGGCAGGGCCGACCGCGCGACCAGGTTGCCCGATCGCCTCACCGACATGGCGCGGGAAGTCGTGGTCGTGGAGCAGGGCTCGTTGATGCACGAGCTGATGATGGAGATGCCCGAGGTCGACCGGCCGCTGCTCCTGCTGGCGCCCAACCAGGCCGACGGCCTGCGGCAGTTGATCGAGGGGGATGCGACGCTGATGCTCGGCAACGCCCTCGTGCTGCGCCGCTCGGCGCGTGCGCTCGGCGCGCCGGACCTGCCCTCGCGCGAGATCAAGGCTGCCGGGTACCACTTCGTGACCGGACGCGGGCGCGCCGGCGAGTTCGCCTGGCTCGAGCCCGCCCTGGCGCACCTGAAGGAGAACGGCACCTTCGCGCGGCTCTTCGAGCGGTACCTCACGACGGGCGCGCCTCCGGCCCGCATCTCGCCGTGGACGGTCGTCCTGCTCGTCGCCGTGGCGCTGGCCGGGCTGGTCGGCGCCCTGGCGTGGTATCGCCGCGTGCGGCGTGTCCTGGCCGCCAAGGTGCAGGCCGAGGAACTGTCGGCGCGACGGCGCCGCGAGGCCGAAGAGGCGCTGCGTGCCACCGAGCGCCAGATGCAGCAACTGGTGCACTCGGTGAAGGCGATCGTCTGGCGCCGCGACGTCGCCACCGGCCGGTACTCCTTCGTCAGCCAGGAGGCCGAGCAGCTGCTCGGGTACCCGGCGTCGCGCTGGACCGCCGAGCCCGGCTTCGTGTCGGGGATCATGCACTCCGACGACGCCGAGTGGGTGGGGCGCTACAGCCAGCGGGCCACCGGCGATCGGCGCGACCACACGATGGAATACCGCGTGTACGCGCAGGACGGCCGGCTCGTGTGGTTGCGCGACATCGTGTCGGTGATCGTCGAGCACGGCGAGCCGCGCGAGCTGATTGGCGTGATGGTCGACATCTCCGAATACAAGGCCGCCGAGGAAGCCCTCGAGGCCGCGCACGCCCAGGCGCTGGCCGCCACGCGCGCCAAGTCGGAGTTCCTCGCGTCGATGAGCCACGAGATCCGCACGCCGATGAACGCCGTCATCGGCATCACCGATCTCCTGCTCGACACGCCGCTCTCGCAGGAACAGCGCGCCCTCGTGGAAACCGTCCGTTCGTCGGGCGACGTGCTGCTGAACGTCATCAACGACATCCTCGACTTCTCGAAGGTGGAGTCGGGCAAGCTGGAGTTCGAGCGCATCGCGTTCGACCCCGAGGCGCTGGCCGACGACGTGGCCCGGTTGATGGGCGAGCGCGCCACGGCCAAGGGCCTCGACCTCACCTGTCGCATCGCCCCCGGCGTGCCGCGCAACCTGGTGGGCGATCCCGGTCGGCTGCGCCAGGTGCTGCTCAACCTCGTGGGCAACGCGATCAAGTTCACCGAGAGCGGCGACGTCGCCATCCGCGTGACCGCGCCGGCCGTCTCGGAGGGCCTGGCGCAGTTGCGCGTCGAGGTGAGCGACACCGGCATCGGCATCGCGCCCGAGGCGCAGGCGCGCCTGTTCGACGCCTTCACCCAGGCCGATGCGTCGACGACGCGCCGGTTCGGCGGCACCGGCCTGGGCCTGGCGATCTCCAAGCGCATCATCGAGCTGCTCGGCGGCGCCATCGGCGTGGAGAGCCAGGTGGGCGCGGGCACGACCTTCTGGTTCACCATTCCCTGCGTGCGATCGGGCCAGTTGCCCGAGCCGGCCGACACCGCGGCGCTCGGCGGCCTGCGCGTGCTCGTGGTCGACGACAGCCAGGCGTCGCGCGTGATGCTGGAGCAGACGCTGATGGACGCCGGCCTGCGCGTGCAGGTGGCCCGCGGGCCCGACGAGGCGCTGGCGTCGGTGGGCGACGGGACGTGGCCCCACGTGGCGCTGATCGACGAGGGACTCACCGATGGCGGCGGCACGCGGCTGGCCGAGCGGCTGCGCGCGCGGGCGCCACACCCGCCGGCGATCGTCCTGCTCTCGTCGCGGCCGACCGGGGCGCCGGTCGGCCTCGAGCGGAGCGCGCGCCTCATGAAGCCGGTGCGCCGCAGCGAACTGCTCGCCACGCTGGAACGCCTCGGCAGGCCGGTGGCCGCCGAAGTCGTGCCGCCCCTGCCGGCGCCGCGTCCGGCGGCGGTGGCCGGCGCCTCACCGCAGCATCTCCGGGTGCTCGTGGCCGAGGACAACCTGGTCAACCAGAAGGTGGCGCGCCTGATGCTGGAGAAGTGCGGGTGCCTCGTCGAGGTGGTCGACAACGGCGAGCAGGCGGTGGCGGCCGTGCGGACCGGCGAGTTCGACCTCGTGCTGATGGACTGCCAGATGCCGGTGTGCGACGGCTTCGAGGCCACCCGTCGCATCCGGGCGCTGCCGGCGCCGCACAACGGCGTGGTCATCGTGGCGCTGACCGCCAACGCGCTGGCCGGCGACCGCGAGCACTGTCTCGCCGCCGGCATGAACGACTACCTGGCCAAGCCGGTGCGGCGCGAGGCGCTGGCCGAGATGCTGGCGCGCTACGCCTCGGGCGCCGCGGCTTGA
- a CDS encoding ATP-binding protein, with product MTSSSPDLFRLAFESSPSGKLVTDHTGTILLVNHETERLFGYDPGEMIGMSVEALVPERLRTRHASDRGAFHGAPQARRMGAGRDLYGLRKDGTEIPIEIGLNPVQTPEGLLILTSIVDISARRALEAQLRQAQKLEAVGTLAGGIAHDFNNLLRSIIGYTELAEEAVSDPAVRADLEQVRRAAARGQELVMRMLAFSRPSEAQRVPISLAPPVREAVDLLRATIPSLIEIRWHGDDEAPPVRADSTQMQQVLMNLVTNAAQAIGEASGRIDVSLSLFRADEAFAASHPGASRGLYARLSVADTGPGMSEETRQHAFEPFFTTKPVGKGTGLGLSMVHGIVQAAGGVVDIDSRPGAGTTVHVYLPAVESPAVVASPPPAAVPTGPHILFVDDEEAIKELSRRQLENAGFRVTAFSSSLKALEEFRRRPDDFALVVTDNTMPRMSGLQLAQEVLALRPGMRVLLVSGLVDTLAPEVIYQRGIAGLLRKPHTGAQLVAVARALTDTPNS from the coding sequence ATGACTTCGTCGTCACCTGACCTCTTTCGCCTCGCTTTCGAGTCGTCGCCCAGCGGGAAGCTCGTGACCGACCACACCGGCACCATCCTGCTGGTCAACCACGAGACTGAGCGACTGTTCGGGTACGACCCGGGCGAGATGATCGGCATGTCGGTGGAGGCACTGGTTCCCGAACGCCTGCGCACCCGCCACGCGAGCGACCGCGGCGCCTTCCATGGCGCGCCGCAGGCCCGGCGCATGGGGGCCGGGCGCGACCTGTACGGGCTCCGCAAGGACGGCACCGAAATCCCGATCGAGATCGGGTTGAATCCGGTGCAGACGCCAGAGGGCCTGCTGATCCTCACCTCGATCGTCGACATCAGTGCCCGCCGCGCGCTCGAAGCGCAACTCAGGCAGGCGCAGAAGCTCGAAGCGGTCGGCACGCTGGCAGGCGGCATCGCCCACGACTTCAACAACCTGCTGCGGAGCATCATCGGCTACACGGAACTGGCCGAGGAGGCGGTGAGCGATCCCGCGGTCCGTGCCGACCTCGAGCAGGTCAGGCGGGCTGCGGCGCGCGGCCAGGAACTGGTGATGCGGATGCTGGCCTTCAGCCGGCCGAGCGAGGCGCAGCGCGTGCCGATCAGCCTGGCCCCGCCGGTGCGTGAAGCGGTGGATCTGCTGCGGGCCACGATTCCGTCGCTCATCGAGATCCGCTGGCACGGCGACGACGAGGCGCCGCCGGTGCGCGCCGACAGCACGCAGATGCAGCAGGTGTTGATGAACCTGGTCACCAACGCCGCGCAGGCGATCGGCGAGGCCAGCGGCCGCATCGACGTGTCACTTTCGCTGTTCCGCGCCGACGAGGCGTTCGCCGCCTCGCACCCCGGCGCGTCGCGTGGCCTGTACGCGCGCCTGTCGGTGGCCGACACCGGGCCCGGCATGAGCGAGGAGACCCGCCAGCACGCCTTCGAGCCCTTCTTCACGACCAAGCCCGTCGGCAAGGGCACCGGGCTCGGCCTGTCGATGGTGCACGGCATCGTCCAGGCGGCCGGCGGGGTCGTGGACATCGACAGCCGGCCCGGCGCGGGGACCACGGTGCACGTCTACCTGCCGGCGGTGGAGTCGCCGGCCGTGGTGGCATCGCCGCCACCTGCCGCCGTCCCGACGGGACCGCACATCCTCTTCGTCGACGACGAGGAGGCCATCAAGGAACTCAGCCGCCGGCAGCTCGAGAACGCCGGGTTCCGGGTCACCGCGTTCTCCTCGAGCCTCAAGGCGCTCGAGGAGTTCCGCCGGCGCCCCGACGACTTCGCGCTCGTGGTCACCGACAACACGATGCCGAGGATGTCGGGCCTGCAACTCGCGCAGGAGGTGCTCGCGTTGCGGCCCGGCATGCGCGTGCTGTTGGTGTCGGGACTGGTGGACACCCTGGCTCCCGAGGTGATCTACCAGCGTGGCATCGCCGGCCTGCTCCGCAAGCCCCACACCGGCGCTCAGTTGGTGGCGGTGGCGCGCGCGCTCACCGACACGCCCAACTCGTAA
- a CDS encoding universal stress protein has product MSVFRTIVAAIDFSETSDDALRVACELAATHGSELHLLHVIPDARQQAWSVEAPGLDFSALQQESIADAERLLASRPLPVTVGIPRVVRTVVAGLPAAREIGQYAASHGADLIVVGTHGYGPVRRLVLGSVADRVVRLAPCPVLTVPHHTLRATTPAWTPSHEQELTTI; this is encoded by the coding sequence ATGTCGGTCTTCCGCACCATAGTCGCCGCCATCGACTTCAGCGAAACCTCGGATGACGCGCTCCGGGTCGCGTGCGAGCTCGCCGCGACGCACGGCAGCGAATTGCACCTGCTGCACGTCATTCCCGACGCCCGCCAGCAGGCCTGGAGCGTCGAAGCTCCCGGGCTCGACTTCTCGGCCCTCCAGCAGGAGAGCATCGCCGACGCCGAGCGCCTGCTCGCCTCGCGCCCCCTGCCGGTCACCGTGGGCATCCCACGCGTCGTCCGCACCGTGGTCGCGGGTCTGCCCGCGGCGCGCGAGATCGGCCAGTACGCGGCCAGCCACGGCGCCGACCTCATCGTCGTCGGCACGCACGGCTACGGTCCGGTGCGGCGTCTGGTGCTCGGCAGCGTGGCCGATCGCGTCGTGCGCCTCGCGCCGTGTCCGGTGCTCACGGTGCCGCATCACACCCTCCGTGCCACGACCCCGGCCTGGACGCCATCCCACGAACAGGAGCTGACGACGATATGA
- a CDS encoding ROK family protein, with protein sequence MQLIAGIDLGGTAVNYTLIDLDGRFLIEDLCEHPARSVEGPDVCLQQIEDGLAIAVARVGASMHDVISVGLDTPGPASATGVLSAKGSTNFVHPAWAGFDLPGNLTLRLGKPVCYLNDGNAGALWGHYNIFGRSPATSISAIVGTGLGGGVIVEGKVVTGRAGFGGECGHVLIPTQRIAGLEQATPRCNCGRVGDLESVCSLTAIRNTLLPTFLAQYPGHELASMDVKDAAKKVRGLAERGDPMCRAIFRAQAHALGLFFDQMINTFDPDALIVGGGAIEASHDFQAWFLSEIRAGMPVQREEQADIPIRIMPNGDTAGARGAAIEALRLARAAS encoded by the coding sequence ATGCAGCTCATCGCGGGCATCGACCTCGGCGGCACGGCCGTCAACTACACGCTCATCGACCTCGACGGTCGCTTCCTCATCGAGGACCTCTGCGAGCACCCCGCGCGCAGCGTCGAGGGGCCTGACGTCTGCCTGCAGCAGATCGAGGACGGGCTGGCCATCGCCGTCGCTCGCGTCGGCGCATCGATGCACGACGTGATCTCGGTGGGCCTCGACACTCCGGGGCCGGCCAGCGCCACCGGCGTGCTCAGCGCGAAGGGTTCCACCAACTTCGTCCATCCGGCCTGGGCCGGCTTCGACCTGCCCGGCAACCTCACGCTGCGCCTCGGCAAGCCGGTGTGCTACCTGAACGACGGCAACGCCGGCGCGCTGTGGGGCCACTACAACATCTTCGGCAGGAGTCCCGCGACGTCGATCTCGGCCATCGTCGGCACCGGCCTGGGCGGTGGCGTCATCGTCGAGGGCAAGGTGGTCACCGGTCGGGCGGGCTTCGGCGGCGAATGTGGCCACGTGTTGATCCCCACGCAGCGCATCGCCGGCCTCGAACAGGCCACCCCGCGCTGCAACTGCGGGCGGGTCGGCGATCTCGAGTCGGTCTGCTCGCTGACGGCGATCCGCAACACGCTGCTGCCGACGTTCCTCGCGCAGTACCCGGGGCACGAACTCGCGTCGATGGACGTCAAGGACGCGGCCAAGAAGGTGCGCGGGCTGGCCGAGCGTGGCGACCCGATGTGTCGCGCCATCTTCCGCGCCCAGGCCCACGCGCTGGGGCTGTTCTTCGACCAGATGATCAACACGTTCGACCCCGACGCCCTGATCGTCGGAGGCGGCGCGATCGAGGCCTCGCACGACTTCCAGGCGTGGTTCCTCTCGGAGATTCGCGCCGGCATGCCCGTCCAGCGCGAGGAGCAGGCCGACATCCCGATCCGCATCATGCCCAACGGCGACACGGCCGGGGCGCGAGGGGCAGCGATCGAGGCACTGCGCCTCGCCAGGGCGGCGTCCTGA
- a CDS encoding trans-aconitate 2-methyltransferase, giving the protein MAESPRVGDSSLTAHWDRIYSSKTADECSWHEPAPIRSLEAILEVAEWVDSPVVDVGGGESRLVDLLIERGYRNVTVVDISEQALQRARARLGEAEGLVDWVTADVGAPVTPGEALWPRAPFAVWHDRAVFHFLVEPERQAGYLSRLAASVAYGGHVVLATFDETGPQTCSGLPVLRRSLESLSHVLPEAFELRSAARFTHLTPWGTPQPFVRCTWQRVR; this is encoded by the coding sequence ATGGCCGAGTCGCCTCGCGTCGGGGACTCCTCCCTGACCGCCCACTGGGACCGCATCTACAGTTCGAAGACCGCCGACGAGTGCAGCTGGCACGAGCCCGCGCCAATCCGGTCGCTCGAGGCGATCCTGGAGGTGGCCGAGTGGGTGGACTCACCGGTTGTCGACGTCGGTGGCGGCGAGTCGCGGCTGGTCGACCTGTTGATCGAGCGGGGCTACCGCAACGTGACGGTCGTGGACATCAGCGAGCAGGCGCTGCAGCGGGCCCGGGCGCGGCTCGGCGAGGCGGAAGGGCTCGTCGACTGGGTGACCGCCGACGTCGGAGCGCCGGTGACACCCGGCGAGGCGCTGTGGCCGCGCGCGCCCTTTGCCGTGTGGCACGACCGGGCGGTGTTCCACTTCCTCGTCGAGCCGGAGCGGCAGGCCGGGTACCTGTCGCGGCTGGCGGCCTCGGTGGCCTACGGTGGCCACGTGGTGCTGGCCACGTTCGACGAGACGGGGCCGCAGACCTGCAGCGGCCTGCCCGTCCTGCGGCGCAGTCTCGAGTCGCTCTCGCACGTGCTGCCCGAAGCGTTCGAGTTGCGGTCGGCGGCGCGCTTCACGCATCTCACGCCGTGGGGGACGCCGCAGCCGTTCGTGCGCTGCACCTGGCAGCGCGTGCGGTGA